In the genome of Gadus morhua chromosome 12, gadMor3.0, whole genome shotgun sequence, one region contains:
- the gtpbp3 gene encoding 5-taurinomethyluridine-[tRNA] synthase subunit GTPB3, mitochondrial, which translates to MLTFSSTQIWRTARILNKSRLKSSALSMAGRSISRGAAPGSMCDAETIFALSSGHGRCGVAVVRVSGPASSTALRSMAGLTSAMPPPRRALLRTITDPRSTEALDRGLILWFPGPQSFTGEDSAEFHIHGGPAVTSAVLQALGSLAGLRPAEAGEFTRRAFHAGKLDLTEVEGLGDLIHAETEAQRRQAVRQMSGELGRLYQDWASRLKRCLAHIEAFIDFSEDELIEDGVISQVDGWVCALQGELEGHLKDERRGERLRSGVQVVIAGATNAGKSSLLNALCQRPAAIVSPVAGTTRDVVETALDIGGFPVLLSDTAGLRDSPDPVEQEGVRRARERVQQADLALVVVDCTLLPPDPQQAPAFLQGYIHSVLPPQEEPDPVRCVLVLNKADLLPEQRRGQLERALAGAALPPRGTALPPRGTALPPRGTALPPWCLASCHSAAGLQSLLEELQAGLKALCGDPLAAGPPSLTQARHRAHLTQCVAALQQYQRLRDRDLALAADGVRLALSSLGRITGRVGADEILDIVFRDFCIGK; encoded by the exons ATGTTGACGTTTTCATCCACTCAGATATGGAGAACAGCCCGTATTTTAAACAAAAG CAGACTAAAGTCTTCAGCCCTGAGTATGGCCGGTAGGTCTATCTCCAGAGGTGCTGCTCCAGGCTCAATGTGTGACGCTGAGACCATCTTTGCGTTGTCGTCAGGCCACGGCCGGTGCGGGGTGGCCGTGGTGAGGGTGAGTGGCCCTGCCTCCTCCACAGCCCTGAGGAGCATGGCGGGACTGACCAGCGCAATGCCTCCTCCCCGCCGGGCACTGCTGCGCACTATCACAGACCCGCGCTCCACAGAAGCGCTGGACCGCGGACTGATTCTCTGGTTTCCAG GGCCGCAGAGTTTCACCGGAGAGGACAGTGCAGAGTTCCACATCCATGGTGGTCCTGCTGTTACCTCTGCTGTCCTTCAGGCCCTTG gAAGCCTGGCTGGCTTGAGGCCAGCGGAGGCGGGGGAGTTCACACGACGGGCCTTCCACGCAGGAAAGCTGGACCTAACGGAG GTGGAGGGCCTCGGGGACCTGATCCACGCGGAGACAGAGGCCCAGAGGAGGCAGGCTGTCAGGCAGATGTCTGGGGAGCTGGGGCGCCTCTACCAGGACTGGGCCTCCCGACTCAAGCGG TGCCTGGCCCACATCGAGGCCTTCATCGACTTCAGCGAGGATGAGCTCATCGAAGACGGCGTCATAAGTCAAG tggACGGGTGGGTGTGCGCCCTgcagggggagctggagggTCATCTGAAGGACGAGCGGCGAGGCGAGAGGCTCCGCAGCGGCGTCCAGGTGGTCATCGCCGGAGCCACCAACGCCGGGAAGAGCAGCCTGCTCAACGCTCTCT GCCAGCGTCCGGCGGCCATCGTGTCCCCGGTGGCCGGGACCACCAGGGACGTGGTGGAGACGGCGCTGGACATCGGGGGCTTCCCCGTTCTGCTGAGTGACACGGCGGGCTTGAGGGACAGCCCCGACCCTGTGGAACAAGAGGGCGTCCGCAGGGCGAGGGaacg GGTGCAGCAGGCGGACCtggccctggtggtggtggactgcACCCTgctgcccccagacccccagcagGCCCCTGCCTTCCTCCAGGGGTACATCCACAGTGTGCtccccccccaggaggagccTGACCCAG TGAGGTGTGTGCTGGTGCTGAACAAAGCGGACCTGCTCCCCGAGCAGCGCAGGGGGCAGCTGGAGCGGGCGCTGGCGGGGGCCGCCCTGCCCCCCCGAGGCACCGCCCTGCCCCCCCGAGGCACCGCCCTGCCCCCCCGAGGCACCGCCCTGCCCCCCTGGTGCCTGGCGTCCTGCCACTCCGCCGCCGGGCTGCAAtctctgctggaggagctgcaggccGGGCTGAAGGCTCT GTGTGGGGACCCCCTGGCCGCTGGGCCCCCCAGCCTGACACAGGCGCGGCACCGGGCCCACCTGACGCAGTGCGTGGCGGCGCTGCAGCAGTACCAGCGCCTCCGGGACCGGGACCTGGCGCTGGCGGCGGACGGCGTGCGGCTGGCCCTCAGCAGCCTGGGCCGCATCACGGGCCGGGTCGGCGCCGACGAGATCCTGGACATCGTCTTCAGAGACTTCTGCATCGGGAAGTAG